A region from the Melioribacter roseus P3M-2 genome encodes:
- a CDS encoding AMP-binding protein, translating to MRKLKKQTLLEVLKTSCEKYAGNNAVAYIDQPPLTYRQFKEKVETVSAYLKSNGIIAGDKVAILSENQPNWAVTYFAITTMGAIAVPVMTEFSASEVQHVLRHSETKAIFVSSKQFSKIEDFDNKNLSLRILIDDFSIIPENAKSDILKEILNSGKKEFSRIKEAALKFVGIIAEEVEEETPALILYTSGTTGHSKGVLLTHKNIVSNALDTLSIVEVTSTDRMLSILPLFHTIESTLGLVTPFIAGASITYLSKPPTATVLLPALQKVKPTIILAVPLIIEKIYKLRVLPEINKKLITRKLYGIPYFRKKINTVAGKKLMQTFGGELKMMCIGGAALAADVELFLKESHFPYAVGYGLTETSPLATGTKPELVKFRSAGKALPNVSVKIDNPDPVTGEGEVLIKGPNVMKGYYKDPEKTNEVFTEDGWFRSGDLGYIDEEGYLFIKGRSKNVIIGPNGKNIYPEEIEALINESTYALESLVLESNGQLIARVYLNYDVIDKETENMDDSQSRQFITRILEEIKTNVNSRVNKFSRLNKIVEQQEPFEKTPTQKIKRYLYT from the coding sequence GTGAGAAAATTGAAAAAACAAACGTTATTGGAAGTACTTAAAACAAGCTGCGAAAAGTACGCCGGCAACAATGCCGTTGCGTATATTGATCAACCCCCGCTCACATACCGGCAATTCAAAGAAAAAGTAGAAACCGTTTCCGCATATCTGAAATCAAACGGCATTATAGCGGGCGACAAAGTGGCAATTTTGAGCGAGAATCAACCGAACTGGGCGGTCACTTATTTTGCAATTACCACCATGGGAGCAATAGCCGTGCCGGTAATGACGGAGTTCAGCGCTTCGGAAGTTCAGCATGTGCTACGGCATTCCGAAACGAAAGCTATTTTCGTTTCGTCCAAACAGTTTTCCAAAATAGAAGACTTCGACAACAAAAATTTATCCCTCCGAATATTGATCGACGATTTTTCGATTATACCGGAAAACGCCAAAAGCGATATCCTGAAGGAGATACTCAACAGCGGCAAAAAAGAATTTTCAAGGATCAAAGAAGCGGCTCTCAAATTCGTCGGGATAATCGCCGAGGAAGTTGAAGAAGAAACGCCGGCGTTAATACTCTATACATCGGGCACGACGGGTCATTCCAAAGGGGTATTGTTAACTCACAAGAATATTGTTTCGAATGCGCTCGACACGCTTTCGATTGTGGAAGTTACTTCCACGGACAGAATGTTGTCGATACTGCCTTTGTTCCATACAATCGAATCGACTCTCGGTCTCGTCACCCCGTTTATAGCGGGCGCTTCGATAACATATTTATCCAAGCCGCCGACGGCGACCGTATTGCTTCCCGCGCTTCAAAAAGTAAAACCGACAATTATACTTGCGGTACCGCTTATTATCGAAAAAATTTATAAACTGAGGGTGCTGCCCGAAATAAACAAAAAACTTATTACGCGCAAATTGTACGGCATCCCGTATTTCAGGAAAAAGATCAATACGGTTGCGGGCAAAAAGCTGATGCAAACATTCGGAGGAGAATTGAAAATGATGTGCATAGGCGGCGCCGCGCTTGCGGCGGACGTCGAGCTTTTCCTCAAAGAGTCGCATTTCCCATACGCAGTCGGCTACGGTTTGACGGAAACCTCGCCTCTGGCAACGGGCACTAAACCGGAACTTGTAAAATTCAGGTCGGCAGGCAAAGCTTTGCCGAACGTAAGCGTTAAGATCGACAATCCCGACCCGGTTACGGGCGAAGGCGAAGTATTGATTAAAGGACCGAACGTTATGAAGGGTTATTATAAAGACCCCGAGAAAACAAATGAAGTTTTCACCGAAGACGGTTGGTTCCGGAGCGGCGACCTGGGTTATATCGACGAAGAAGGTTACTTGTTTATTAAAGGTCGTTCGAAAAACGTTATTATCGGTCCGAACGGCAAGAACATTTATCCGGAAGAAATCGAAGCGCTTATCAACGAATCGACTTACGCGCTGGAGTCGCTCGTACTGGAAAGCAACGGTCAACTGATTGCCCGCGTCTATCTCAACTACGACGTAATCGACAAAGAGACCGAAAACATGGACGATTCGCAATCAAGGCAATTCATTACCAGAATACTCGAAGAAATTAAAACAAACGTTAATTCCCGCGTCAACAAATTTTCCCGACTAAATAAAATCGTAGAACAACAGGAGCCATTCGAAAAAACTCCTACGCAAAAAATTAAAAGATATCTCTATACATAA
- a CDS encoding cation diffusion facilitator family transporter, with product MKQLKRATDIALGINIFLFIIKAVVGVLSNSIAVISEALNSFTDILVSIGIKIAVKISKDKPDQKHQFGHNAAQPIAAFILAVFAFVVGINIVEESIKRLIEPRPIDPIPEVYIVLIVTIITKIILSRYQINVSRKYKSPAIKAASVDSINDVLASSIALIGFWGSAYNLEYFDSVAGIMVAMFIFKSGYEVGRENIDYLMGRSAPAEFDSELRKITMEIHGVKGINDLRSHFVGDKYHIEIHIEVDKDIPTSISHDIGNKVRQTLEELDEIQKVFVHVDPV from the coding sequence ATGAAGCAACTCAAACGCGCTACCGATATTGCTCTCGGAATAAACATTTTCCTTTTCATTATTAAAGCGGTAGTGGGAGTATTGTCGAACTCGATAGCCGTAATTTCCGAAGCCCTCAACTCGTTTACGGACATACTCGTTTCAATCGGAATCAAAATAGCCGTTAAAATTTCGAAAGACAAACCCGATCAAAAACATCAATTCGGACATAATGCGGCGCAGCCGATTGCAGCTTTCATACTGGCGGTTTTTGCGTTTGTAGTAGGAATCAATATCGTCGAAGAATCGATTAAAAGATTGATAGAACCTCGACCGATCGATCCGATACCCGAAGTTTATATCGTGCTTATTGTTACGATAATAACCAAAATAATACTCAGCCGTTACCAGATAAACGTGAGCAGAAAATATAAAAGTCCGGCTATAAAAGCCGCTTCGGTCGACAGCATTAACGACGTTTTGGCATCGTCCATTGCATTGATCGGATTTTGGGGCAGCGCATACAACCTCGAATATTTCGACAGCGTTGCGGGCATTATGGTGGCCATGTTCATTTTCAAATCAGGTTACGAAGTCGGTCGCGAAAACATCGATTATTTAATGGGTCGATCGGCTCCGGCCGAATTCGATTCAGAACTCAGAAAAATTACAATGGAAATACACGGCGTAAAAGGTATTAACGACCTCCGCTCTCACTTCGTAGGCGACAAATATCATATCGAAATTCACATCGAGGTAGATAAAGATATTCCGACTTCAATTTCTCACGACATCGGCAATAAAGTGCGTCAAACGCTTGAGGAACTCGACGAAATCCAAAAGGTTTTCGTACACGTCGACCCCGTGTAA
- a CDS encoding TolC family protein has product MTRTKLLLILLLFTYPLAAQSYDSNLDKLIDEAIRVSPKLKMLRVKQSVSESRIPQVSNLPDPTLTFGAMNLPVNSFKFTQEPMTSKIIGLSQAVPFPGKLSAAEKAQAKDVEINQQEIDDAANEIINEVQKNYYDLRFYREAIRIAKKSKNLLDKIAEVVRTKYAVSKASQQNLIQIEVEITKINDKIEELKSMENSALTALNSLLLKEPASPIETDSIPGIHNYAIDFNGLVKTAEENRPFLKGILLAKEKSKLTEALSEYEFYPNFNFSIQYSQRDKIAATNAPLNDFLSFVVGLNIPLDYGGKKSSKVEEARLMQQLYADQYNLALQTLYKNFGASLARLNEFKEREKLIEDGLLPQAVQSLNAALANYQVGEIDFINVLDAQNKVYEIETNLYKIRTNFFKEISQLEFLTGKRINKEQF; this is encoded by the coding sequence ATGACAAGAACCAAATTGCTTTTGATTTTGCTATTATTTACTTATCCTCTTGCCGCTCAATCTTACGACTCGAATCTCGATAAACTTATCGACGAGGCTATCAGGGTAAGTCCCAAACTAAAAATGCTCCGCGTCAAACAAAGCGTGTCGGAATCGAGAATACCGCAGGTTTCCAATTTGCCCGATCCGACGCTTACATTCGGCGCAATGAACCTTCCGGTTAATTCATTTAAATTCACTCAGGAGCCGATGACTTCCAAAATTATCGGTCTGAGTCAAGCCGTGCCGTTCCCCGGTAAATTAAGCGCTGCAGAAAAGGCGCAGGCTAAGGACGTCGAAATAAATCAACAGGAAATCGACGACGCGGCAAACGAAATTATCAACGAAGTTCAAAAAAACTATTACGACCTCAGATTCTATCGCGAAGCCATACGCATTGCAAAGAAAAGCAAAAATTTGCTCGACAAAATCGCAGAGGTTGTAAGAACAAAGTACGCAGTTTCGAAAGCTAGCCAACAAAACCTTATACAAATTGAAGTGGAAATAACAAAAATAAACGACAAAATAGAAGAATTGAAAAGTATGGAAAATTCGGCTTTAACGGCGTTAAACTCGCTATTGTTGAAAGAGCCTGCTTCTCCTATCGAGACCGATTCAATCCCCGGAATTCATAATTACGCAATTGATTTTAACGGACTGGTTAAAACCGCCGAAGAGAACAGGCCTTTTTTAAAAGGGATTCTTCTGGCAAAAGAAAAATCGAAATTGACGGAAGCTTTGTCGGAATACGAATTTTATCCGAACTTCAACTTTTCAATTCAATACTCGCAACGGGACAAAATTGCTGCTACGAACGCGCCATTGAACGATTTTCTTTCTTTTGTAGTCGGATTGAATATTCCGCTCGACTACGGCGGGAAAAAATCGTCAAAAGTGGAAGAAGCAAGATTAATGCAGCAACTTTATGCCGATCAGTATAATCTTGCTCTTCAGACTCTTTATAAAAATTTCGGAGCGTCGCTGGCAAGACTAAACGAGTTCAAGGAAAGAGAAAAATTAATCGAGGACGGATTGCTGCCGCAAGCCGTTCAGTCATTGAACGCCGCGCTGGCAAATTATCAGGTCGGCGAAATCGATTTTATTAACGTTCTCGACGCTCAAAATAAAGTTTATGAAATCGAAACCAATCTTTACAA
- a CDS encoding carboxy terminal-processing peptidase — MKKLILLLSFAFLSGFINAQNVEEVINKDHSIDSNKVVLPEETNERVAQVITRILSRYHFRKEPLSDTLSSLIFDQYIKNLDNSKLYFLKQDIYQFEKYRREFDNYLESGNLNVPFEIFNLYKKRLGERVKYVEKILEHEFDFTKDEYFRPDRDSADWARTEEELNELWRLRLKNDALNLILSGKDWKGAVDVLLKRYRNYHKIILQYESEDVFSVFMNSVSQVYDPHSDYLSPSASDNFDISMKLSLEGIGATLRQDYDYTVVVSIVPGGPADKSGLLRADDKIIGVAQGEDGEMVDVVGWRLDDVIKLIRGKKGTLVRLLILKAEDGANAQPTEIKIVRDEVKLEEQAAKSEIINIEEEGLKFKLGVIKLPSFYSDFEAQQKGLKDYRSTTRDVKKILDEFKQEKVDGVILDLRNNGGGSLQEAINLTGLFIKAGPVVQVKNIMNIIEVNSDRDSNIYYDGPLAVLVNRFSASASEILSGAIQDYGRGLVIGENTFGKGTVQNLLDLNSQIPIKDKKLGKLKLTIAKFYRVTGNSTQNKGIEPDVEFPAPYESKDFGESAYDRALPYDTINPVQYEPYDNLTNLIPLLEQKHESRAQKDPEYQFLLEEIKEFKKNRQKKLFTLNLEKRKAEKEKADAEKKRREEEKAKLLGIDIKEKKETSTEDSWIKDYELKETGRILADFILAKVG, encoded by the coding sequence ATGAAAAAATTAATTCTTTTACTCAGCTTCGCATTCTTGTCCGGTTTTATCAACGCTCAAAACGTTGAAGAGGTTATCAACAAAGATCATTCGATCGATTCTAACAAAGTGGTGCTTCCCGAGGAAACAAATGAACGGGTGGCTCAGGTAATAACGAGAATTCTAAGCCGGTACCATTTTCGGAAAGAACCTCTTTCCGACACTCTCTCTTCGTTAATTTTCGACCAGTATATTAAGAACCTGGACAATTCCAAGCTTTATTTTCTCAAACAAGATATATATCAATTCGAGAAATATCGCCGCGAATTCGACAATTATCTGGAGAGCGGAAATCTGAACGTGCCGTTCGAAATATTCAATCTCTACAAAAAAAGATTGGGCGAACGCGTAAAATACGTTGAAAAAATCCTGGAGCATGAATTCGATTTTACTAAAGACGAATATTTCCGGCCCGACAGGGACAGCGCCGACTGGGCCCGGACAGAAGAAGAATTAAATGAATTGTGGAGACTGCGCTTAAAAAACGACGCGTTGAATTTGATACTTTCCGGTAAAGATTGGAAAGGCGCCGTCGACGTTTTGTTAAAACGTTACAGAAACTATCATAAAATCATTTTACAATACGAGTCCGAAGACGTTTTTTCCGTTTTTATGAATTCGGTAAGTCAGGTATACGACCCGCATTCCGATTATCTGTCGCCTTCGGCGTCGGATAATTTCGATATCAGCATGAAGCTTTCGCTCGAAGGAATCGGCGCCACTCTGCGTCAGGACTACGATTACACCGTAGTCGTTAGCATTGTGCCCGGAGGGCCCGCAGATAAAAGCGGACTTTTGCGCGCCGACGATAAAATTATCGGCGTGGCTCAGGGCGAAGACGGCGAGATGGTCGACGTCGTTGGATGGAGGCTCGACGACGTTATTAAATTAATTCGCGGCAAAAAAGGAACTCTCGTGCGTTTATTGATTTTAAAAGCCGAAGACGGAGCCAACGCTCAACCGACTGAAATTAAAATTGTACGCGACGAAGTGAAGCTCGAAGAGCAGGCGGCAAAAAGCGAAATAATTAATATCGAGGAAGAGGGACTCAAATTCAAACTGGGCGTAATAAAACTTCCTTCCTTTTACAGCGATTTCGAAGCGCAACAGAAAGGATTGAAAGACTACAGAAGCACCACGCGCGACGTAAAAAAGATACTCGACGAGTTCAAGCAAGAAAAAGTCGACGGCGTAATTCTCGATTTGAGAAACAACGGCGGCGGCTCGTTGCAGGAAGCGATTAATCTCACCGGACTGTTCATCAAAGCCGGACCCGTCGTGCAGGTTAAAAATATTATGAACATAATCGAAGTCAACAGCGATCGCGATTCGAATATTTATTACGACGGACCGCTTGCCGTGCTCGTAAATCGATTCAGCGCTTCGGCGTCCGAAATTCTCTCAGGCGCAATTCAGGATTATGGACGCGGACTTGTAATCGGAGAAAATACTTTCGGAAAAGGCACGGTTCAAAATCTCCTCGATTTGAACAGTCAAATTCCGATCAAAGACAAAAAACTGGGCAAATTGAAATTAACCATTGCAAAATTTTACAGAGTTACCGGCAATTCGACTCAGAACAAAGGCATAGAACCCGACGTGGAATTCCCTGCGCCTTACGAATCGAAAGATTTCGGAGAAAGCGCTTACGACAGGGCTCTCCCCTACGATACGATCAATCCGGTTCAGTACGAACCGTACGATAATCTGACGAACTTAATTCCGTTACTGGAACAGAAACACGAGAGCCGCGCTCAAAAAGACCCCGAATATCAATTCCTTCTCGAAGAAATAAAAGAGTTCAAAAAGAACCGACAGAAAAAACTGTTCACCCTGAATCTCGAAAAGAGAAAAGCCGAAAAAGAAAAAGCCGACGCCGAGAAAAAAAGAAGAGAAGAAGAAAAAGCCAAATTGCTCGGCATTGACATAAAGGAAAAGAAAGAAACTTCCACGGAAGACTCCTGGATAAAAGACTACGAATTAAAAGAGACCGGCAGAATACTGGCGGATTTCATTTTAGCCAAAGTCGGTTAA